The following proteins are encoded in a genomic region of Arcobacter suis CECT 7833:
- the gatC gene encoding Asp-tRNA(Asn)/Glu-tRNA(Gln) amidotransferase subunit GatC, giving the protein MTVDDNLIAKLAKLSSLEIDDSRKEKLKSELGDIINFVENLNEIDVSGIEATFSTIEGGTPLREDVSNQDLELSTHILKHAPKSEDGYFIVPKIIE; this is encoded by the coding sequence ATGACTGTTGATGATAACTTAATAGCAAAATTAGCAAAACTTTCAAGTTTAGAAATTGATGATTCAAGAAAAGAAAAATTAAAATCAGAATTAGGTGATATTATAAACTTTGTTGAAAATCTAAATGAAATCGATGTTTCAGGAATTGAAGCTACATTTAGTACGATTGAAGGTGGAACGCCATTAAGAGAAGATGTTTCAAATCAAGATTTAGAACTTTCAACTCATATTTTAAAACATGCTCCAAAAAGTGAAGATGGTTATTTTATAGTTCCAAAAATTATTGAGTAA
- a CDS encoding nucleoside-specific channel-forming Tsx family protein, translated as MKNLGLKLFILIFLLFGINIFAKDINSISNSNWETLHLYHGENQRGGPFAFDDTYVEFEFGGRYEWLDLYGYVDFIDALNSSSSDKHGQNNFFVDIEPRISIDYLLDKDLSYGALQELFFAFDIYYADEPNGNGLKIVWMGLGSDIDIPWLGKSGVNIYTRYVEENYGASNENSFDGYVAHINWFKPIYNFTQSRFVSFQGYIDYEFGSDLDNNAFERTYRTSDSLQSYLGLWLHDKKWVVGYGLKAYKNMTQWKDGEVLNNKETDTTGFAHYFNVGYKF; from the coding sequence GTGAAAAACTTAGGCTTAAAACTATTTATCCTAATCTTTTTATTATTTGGAATTAATATCTTTGCAAAAGATATTAATTCAATAAGCAATTCAAATTGGGAAACACTACATCTATATCATGGTGAAAATCAAAGAGGTGGACCATTTGCTTTTGATGATACTTATGTAGAGTTTGAGTTTGGTGGAAGATACGAATGGCTCGATTTATATGGATATGTAGATTTTATTGATGCACTAAATAGTTCAAGTAGTGATAAACATGGACAAAACAACTTCTTTGTAGATATTGAACCTAGAATTTCAATAGATTATTTATTAGATAAAGATTTATCTTATGGAGCTTTACAAGAGCTATTTTTTGCTTTTGATATATATTATGCTGATGAACCAAATGGTAATGGCTTAAAAATAGTTTGGATGGGTTTAGGAAGTGATATTGATATTCCTTGGTTGGGAAAAAGTGGAGTAAATATTTATACTAGATATGTTGAAGAAAACTATGGCGCAAGTAATGAAAATAGTTTTGATGGATATGTTGCCCATATAAATTGGTTTAAACCAATTTACAATTTTACACAAAGTAGATTTGTATCTTTTCAAGGTTATATAGATTACGAATTTGGAAGTGATTTAGATAATAATGCTTTTGAAAGAACTTATAGAACAAGTGATTCTTTACAATCATATTTAGGTTTGTGGTTACATGACAAAAAATGGGTTGTTGGATATGGGCTAAAAGCTTATAAAAATATGACACAATGGAAAGATGGCGAAGTTTTAAATAACAAAGAAACCGATACAACAGGTTTTGCACACTACTTTAATGTGGGTTATAAGTTTTAG
- a CDS encoding arsenate reductase family protein, whose amino-acid sequence MITVYGIKTCGSVRNALKFFKDNNIEVEFFDFKKETPSSDKIKDWTTKADINVLFNNKGTKYKTLNLKELNLNSNGKYEWLCKDPMLFKRPVIEFDDKLVVAWDEELYKNIFL is encoded by the coding sequence ATGATAACTGTTTACGGAATAAAAACTTGTGGAAGTGTGAGAAATGCTTTGAAATTTTTTAAAGATAATAACATAGAAGTTGAATTTTTTGATTTCAAAAAAGAGACTCCATCAAGTGATAAAATCAAAGATTGGACTACAAAAGCTGATATAAATGTACTTTTTAATAATAAAGGTACAAAATACAAAACTCTAAATTTAAAAGAGTTAAATCTTAATTCAAATGGTAAATATGAGTGGCTTTGTAAAGACCCAATGCTTTTTAAAAGACCTGTTATTGAGTTTGATGATAAGTTAGTAGTTGCTTGGGATGAAGAGCTTTATAAAAATATTTTTTTATAA